Proteins from a single region of Macrotis lagotis isolate mMagLag1 chromosome 2, bilby.v1.9.chrom.fasta, whole genome shotgun sequence:
- the MYOG gene encoding myogenin — protein MELYETSPYFYPEPRFYETENYLPVRLPGFEPPSYERADLGLGPDCRVPLEEKGPGTTEHCPGQCLPWACKVCKRKTVSVDRRRAATLREKRRLKKVNEAFEALKRSTLLNPNQRLPKVEILRSAIQYIERLQTLLSSLNQEERDLACYRTVGPQPGVPTECSSHSASCSPEWGATLEFSSNPADHLLPDDASDAHNLHSLTSIVDSITVEDVSAAFPDEAIPN, from the exons ATGGAGCTGTACGAGACTTCTCCCTACTTCTACCCTGAGCCCCGCTTCTATGAGACTGAAAACTACCTGCCTGTACGGCTTCCAGGGTTTGAGCCCCCCAGCTATGAGAGGGCTGACCTTGGCCTGGGCCCTGACTGCCGCGTGCCACTGGAAGAGAAGGGCCCAGGGACCACCGAACACTGCCCAGGCCAGTGCTTGCCCTGGGCGTGCAAGGTGTGCAAGCGGAAGACAGTGTCAGTGGACCGAAGGCGGGCAGCCACCCTGAGGGAGAAGCGGAGGCTCAAGAAGGTCAATGAGGCCTTTGAGGCCCTGAAGAGGAGCACCCTGCTCAACCCCAACCAGCGGCTGCCCAAGGTGGAGATCCTGCGCAGTGCCATCCAATATATTGAGCGTCTGCAGACCCTGCTCAGCTCCCTCAACCAGGAGGAGAGGGACCTGGCCTGCTACCGCACTGTGGGGCCCCAGCCAGGG GTGCCCACTGAATGTAGCTCTCATAGTGCTTCCTGCAGTCCTGAATGGGGTGCTACCCTGGAGTTCAGCAGCAACCCTGCAG ACCATCTGCTCCCAGATGATGCCTCTGATGCCCACAACCTACACTCCCTCACATCCATTGTGGACAGCATCACAGTGGAAGATGTTTCCGCAGCTTTCCCAGATGAAGCCATACCGAACTGA